GTCGCGCTTCAGCTCGAACTCGGAGGTCGTCTCCGGCACGTAGGGCAGCGGCGTCGTGTCGAAAATGCTCCGCGTGACCGACAGGGTGCTGTTGAAGTTGCTCCAGCCCGGCTCGATGTGGATCCGGTTGCTGTCCTTCACGTCGTTGAAGATCGGCGTGCCCGGGTACGGGATCAGGTTGTTGTACTTGGAGGCCTGCACCCGGGCCCCCTGCACGACCCTGAAGCTCGTGGCCCGGTCCGTCGCCGTCTCGGTGGGCAGCCCGAAGATCATGAACAGCGAGACGTCGAAGCCGTGCTTCTTGCCCAGCGCCACGGCGTCCAGGTGCTGCTCCACGGTCTCGCCCTTGCCGATGAGCCGAGCCAGCCGGTTGACGCCCGTCTCCATCCCGAAGCCCGCGTGCGTGAAGCCCGCCGCCGCCAGGATCGGCACCAGCTCGGGCGGGAAGTTGTCGGCCCGCGTCTGGACGGAGAACGTGCACTTCGAGTGGAGCCCCGCGTCCATGATGGCCTTGCACACCTCGGTCACCCGCCTGGCCTTGAAGCAGAAGTTGTCGTCGTAGAAGACGATCTGCTTCTGCCCGTACCGGTTGACGAGCACGTCCAGCTCCTGGACGATGCGGCCGGCGGACTTGTAGCGGTAGGTCGTCCCGGTCAGCATGCGCTGGCTGCAGTAGGTGCACTTGTAGGGGCAGCCGCGCGAGGAGGTGATGAAGGCCATGTCGTACTTGGGGTGGTCGAACAGCTCGTACGGGAACATGGGGATGTCGTCCAGTTCGGGGATCAGCGGCGCCTCGGGGTTGTGGACGATCCGCCCGTCGCGCACGAAGCTCACCCCCCGGAGCGCCGTCGGGTCGCCGGCGCCGCGGAGCGCTCGGTGGAGCTGGAGCATCACCTCCTCGCCTTCGCCCCGCACCACGTAATCGATGTTCCCGGTCCGGAGCGCCTCGTCGGGGCACGCCGTGGGATGCAGCCCGCCGGCCACCACGACCGAGTCGGGGAACTCCGCCTTGAGCATGGCGGCGAGGTGGTAGCCGCGGGCGACGTGGGCGGTCAGGCACGACAGGCCGAACAGGTAGGGCCGGTCGAGCCCGTCCACCAGCTCCCGCAGCACCGAGGGGGTGAGCGCGGTCAACTCCTCGTCGACCACGCGGCACTTGATGCCGTGCTTCGTCAGGTACGCCGACAGGCAGCCGATCGCCACGGGGATGCCCACCGGAACGTAGCGCGACAGGAACCCCCCGAACTTCTCCTGAGCCGGGTTGATGAACAGCATCGCTCCCGCGTAACGCTAGATCCCCGCCACCGGGATGTCAACACTTTCCTGGGTCATTTGCCTCAGCGGGGCGCCGGGGCCGACGCGACGCGGCACGCGCGCGCCCGTCAGCCCCGGCCGGCCGTGATGGCGTCGACGACCGCGTGGCAGATCGCGTGGTGGGTGATCTCGACGTGACCGTAGGAGCTGGAGGGAGACCAGAAGTTCAGCTCGCCCAGCCGCCGCAGCGGGTTGTCGGCCTGGAAGCCCGAGAGCGTGATGATCCGGCAAGGGGTCCGCCCCGCGGCCTCGGCGCCGCGCAGGATGTTCTCCGACTTCCCCGAGCTCGAGATGGCCACGAGCACATCCCCGGCGTCGGCGAACATCTCGATCGGCTTCTCGAACACGTGCGGGTAGCCGAAGTCGTTGCTGACGCAGGTCAGGAGCGAGGGGTCGTTGAAGGCCACGGCCCGCATGCCGCCGTTCTTCCAGTAGTCCACGGCCTGGTGGCTGGCGATGGCCGCGCTGCCGCCATTGCCGATGAAGATGACCTTGCGCCCCGCCGCGGTCTGGGTCCTGACGATGTCCACGGCCCGGGCCAGCCCCTCGTCCAGCGCCAGCGGCGCGCCGCTGGCGTCGGTCGCCTCGATCCGGGTCAGCAGCCCCGCCAGCCCGACCAGGGACTGCAGGCTCACTGGAGCAGCGCGGTGACGAACTTGAAGAGCGGCACCGGCTCCACCGGCGTCCGGTTGCCGATGATCCGGACGGCCAGGGCCCCGACGGCGTTGCCGATGAAGCCGATCACCTCCGCGGGGTAGCCCGCCGCGGCGCACGGCGCCGTCACGGAGAGGTAGGCGTCGCCCGCCCCGACGCGGTCGACGATCTCGCGCGACAGCACGGGGACGTGGTGGAACCCCTCGTGCTCCGCGTAGGCGATGCACCCGTTGTGCCCGCGCGTGATCGCGATGCGCCGGCACGCGAGGTCCTTCGACAGGTCGCGCATGATCTCCTCGAGATCCGTCCGCCGGTCGTGGGCCGCCAGGCGCACCTCGGGCTCGTCGATGCAGACGTAGTCCGCGCGCGGGTACTTGGTGACGAGGTTGAAGCCCGTGTTGGCGCTGTTGGTCTGCGCATTGACGGCGAGATAGCGCGCCTCGGCGGCCAGGCGCCCGATCAGGTCGCGGCCCAGGAAGCCGTGGCCGTAGTCGGCGACGAGGACCAGGTCGTAGCCGGACAGGGTCCCGGCCAGGTGCCGCTCCACCTGCCGGCTCACCGCCTCGGGCAGGTCCGTGTCGTCGAGGAACGAGACCTCGAACATCTTGCTCA
This sequence is a window from Candidatus Rokuibacteriota bacterium. Protein-coding genes within it:
- a CDS encoding SIS domain-containing protein, coding for MSLQSLVGLAGLLTRIEATDASGAPLALDEGLARAVDIVRTQTAAGRKVIFIGNGGSAAIASHQAVDYWKNGGMRAVAFNDPSLLTCVSNDFGYPHVFEKPIEMFADAGDVLVAISSSGKSENILRGAEAAGRTPCRIITLSGFQADNPLRRLGELNFWSPSSSYGHVEITHHAICHAVVDAITAGRG
- a CDS encoding B12-binding domain-containing radical SAM protein codes for the protein MLFINPAQEKFGGFLSRYVPVGIPVAIGCLSAYLTKHGIKCRVVDEELTALTPSVLRELVDGLDRPYLFGLSCLTAHVARGYHLAAMLKAEFPDSVVVAGGLHPTACPDEALRTGNIDYVVRGEGEEVMLQLHRALRGAGDPTALRGVSFVRDGRIVHNPEAPLIPELDDIPMFPYELFDHPKYDMAFITSSRGCPYKCTYCSQRMLTGTTYRYKSAGRIVQELDVLVNRYGQKQIVFYDDNFCFKARRVTEVCKAIMDAGLHSKCTFSVQTRADNFPPELVPILAAAGFTHAGFGMETGVNRLARLIGKGETVEQHLDAVALGKKHGFDVSLFMIFGLPTETATDRATSFRVVQGARVQASKYNNLIPYPGTPIFNDVKDSNRIHIEPGWSNFNSTLSVTRSIFDTTPLPYVPETTSEFELKRDIIKFNMKTYVTPRAVLAILLGKKGPGWYQLPARWYLKPRELYHIGRIGANVLLNMAVAFLPLRITEPVMNWLNPAMKARPRVAGYDASAFSASHWDKDSAKQKTAVLRAAQEERKATGGVSIGLPPVERSAQKIGV